A window of the Methanoregula sp. UBA64 genome harbors these coding sequences:
- a CDS encoding HEAT repeat domain-containing protein, with translation MAIVKKFLNIFKSGSQEDEEARLKAQKERYDTFLKALTSGDLDTRWNAVRSVGDLGEPFIEPLINGLRDEYWIIRRGSADTLGKIGAPAIVPLIGALADPGEDVRQETIRALQLIGEPSVTPLIQSLKHTHPFIRRGAVQALGVMGEGRAVPNIIEMLKDPDPWVRHEAAVALGRIGDARAVVPLIESLNDPLEHVRMAAMGTLCSLGETSIAPLIAALVDKNEDTARRAELALVTIGEPSVEPLIAALASQNPALRKEAASVLGQIGNTKAIPALIGTLADPDRAVRIDVVKALAALGVPAIAPLMQVFREGDVRSRTAAMEALWMLGQPATTPLIMVLKDDQSDVRKRAALLLGEIGDNKAADHLTGLLSDENVSVRREAFEALEMIKKRNPQ, from the coding sequence ATGGCAATTGTGAAAAAATTCCTCAATATCTTCAAATCGGGGAGCCAGGAGGACGAGGAAGCCCGGCTCAAGGCTCAGAAGGAGCGCTACGATACCTTCCTTAAGGCCCTTACGAGCGGGGACCTCGACACCCGCTGGAATGCAGTCCGGTCGGTAGGGGATCTGGGAGAGCCCTTTATCGAGCCGCTCATCAACGGCCTGCGGGACGAGTACTGGATCATCCGCCGCGGATCGGCAGATACGCTCGGAAAGATCGGCGCTCCGGCCATCGTCCCCCTGATCGGCGCCCTTGCCGACCCCGGAGAGGACGTCCGCCAGGAGACGATCCGGGCGCTCCAGCTCATTGGCGAGCCTTCGGTCACGCCGCTCATCCAGTCGCTCAAGCACACCCACCCGTTCATCCGCCGGGGCGCTGTCCAGGCACTCGGTGTCATGGGGGAAGGCCGTGCCGTCCCGAACATCATCGAGATGCTTAAGGATCCCGACCCGTGGGTTCGCCACGAAGCCGCCGTTGCACTCGGCCGTATCGGCGATGCCAGGGCAGTCGTCCCCCTGATCGAGAGCCTCAACGATCCGCTGGAACACGTGCGGATGGCCGCGATGGGGACCCTCTGCTCGCTCGGCGAGACCTCTATTGCCCCGCTCATTGCAGCCCTTGTCGACAAGAACGAGGACACTGCACGGAGAGCGGAACTTGCCCTCGTCACCATCGGCGAACCCTCGGTAGAACCGCTCATTGCAGCCCTCGCCAGCCAGAACCCGGCGCTCCGGAAGGAGGCGGCATCGGTTCTTGGCCAGATCGGGAACACCAAAGCCATCCCGGCCCTCATCGGCACCCTTGCCGATCCCGACCGGGCGGTCAGGATCGATGTGGTAAAAGCCCTTGCAGCTCTTGGCGTCCCCGCCATTGCCCCGCTCATGCAGGTCTTCCGCGAGGGGGATGTCCGGTCCCGGACGGCTGCCATGGAAGCGCTCTGGATGCTCGGCCAGCCGGCAACGACGCCGCTTATTATGGTCTTAAAAGACGACCAGAGCGATGTTCGGAAGCGTGCCGCTCTCCTGCTCGGCGAGATCGGCGACAATAAGGCAGCCGATCACCTCACCGGCCTCTTATCCGACGAGAATGTCTCGGTCCGGCGCGAAGCATTCGAAGCGCTGGAAATGATAAAAAAGCGCAATCCCCAGTAA
- a CDS encoding flavodoxin family protein, whose amino-acid sequence MKIIGINGSPKGEKSQTRRLVVGVLDGARAAGADVTFVDVCALKIKYCTACSTCYAKGECVNDDDMPALYEKLLDCDGVVLGSPVYINSVTAQLKAMLDRMADSVHCLHFTGKYGCAVSTAGGAMAEETAEYMNGALRMLGATTVGTVGVNFMGNPDAIVPAEKQAKELGRKLAEAIRTGYKDPAQQAYYAERKAHMKQLVLANKDIWAHEFDHWKAMGWV is encoded by the coding sequence ATGAAGATCATCGGGATCAACGGGAGTCCGAAAGGAGAAAAGAGCCAGACCCGGAGGCTTGTCGTGGGCGTACTCGACGGGGCCCGGGCGGCCGGTGCGGACGTGACCTTTGTCGACGTCTGTGCCTTAAAGATAAAGTACTGTACAGCGTGCTCGACCTGCTATGCAAAGGGCGAGTGCGTCAATGACGACGATATGCCGGCCCTGTACGAGAAACTGCTCGACTGCGACGGCGTCGTGCTCGGTTCGCCGGTGTACATCAACTCGGTCACGGCCCAGTTAAAAGCCATGCTGGACCGGATGGCAGACAGCGTCCACTGCCTGCACTTTACCGGCAAGTACGGCTGTGCAGTCTCGACCGCCGGCGGGGCAATGGCCGAGGAGACCGCGGAGTACATGAACGGTGCTCTGCGGATGCTCGGGGCAACCACGGTTGGAACGGTCGGGGTAAACTTCATGGGAAACCCCGACGCGATCGTTCCTGCGGAGAAGCAGGCAAAAGAGCTGGGGCGAAAGCTGGCCGAAGCGATCCGGACCGGCTACAAGGATCCTGCCCAGCAGGCATATTATGCCGAGAGGAAAGCGCACATGAAGCAGCTGGTTCTCGCGAACAAGGATATCTGGGCCCACGAGTTCGATCACTGGAAGGCAATGGGCTGGGTCTGA
- a CDS encoding cupin domain-containing protein codes for MLIRNSGTCPHARVMDRSVLSELLHPDKTPGARDLACSIAHAIVPPGETTLPHVLKNSTEIYYILEGTGAMTIGEETSPVRPGDCILIPPGSVQQIKNTGAGDLVFLCVVSPKWQASDESLVPR; via the coding sequence ATGCTCATCCGTAACAGCGGTACCTGCCCCCATGCCCGGGTCATGGACCGGTCGGTCCTCTCCGAACTCCTCCACCCGGACAAAACACCGGGTGCCAGAGACCTTGCATGCAGCATCGCCCATGCCATTGTCCCTCCGGGAGAGACCACGCTCCCGCATGTTCTTAAAAACAGCACCGAGATCTATTACATCCTCGAAGGGACCGGGGCCATGACCATAGGTGAAGAGACCTCCCCGGTCCGGCCCGGTGACTGCATCCTGATCCCGCCGGGCTCGGTCCAGCAGATCAAAAACACCGGAGCCGGCGATCTCGTCTTTCTCTGTGTTGTCTCCCCGAAATGGCAGGCTTCTGATGAATCCCTGGTTCCCCGTTGA
- a CDS encoding TMEM175 family protein: protein MTMEAQESPAENNIISKNRLEALVDGVFAFAMTLLVVGLSVPDIPKADAAVELPKHIATMFPELLSFVIAFLVLASFWIVHHEHFHYLRSVNGWVLWLNIFILIFVVLVPFSTNLSGDYPHVPIAPFIFHLNMLALGTLFLLQWQYIIRRPALLVAPVHPGRVQDAVMERFSVILAAVSGMILLYLGVNFSTMYMYGVFPCAIRILIWYLHRKQAPRSGAAA, encoded by the coding sequence ATGACCATGGAAGCGCAGGAATCTCCCGCGGAAAACAATATTATCTCGAAAAACCGGCTGGAGGCTCTCGTCGACGGCGTCTTTGCCTTTGCCATGACGCTGCTCGTGGTCGGCCTCTCCGTTCCCGACATCCCCAAGGCCGATGCCGCAGTCGAACTGCCAAAACACATCGCCACCATGTTCCCGGAGCTCCTCAGTTTTGTCATCGCGTTTTTAGTCCTCGCCAGCTTCTGGATCGTCCACCACGAGCACTTCCATTACCTCCGCTCGGTGAACGGCTGGGTGCTCTGGCTCAATATCTTCATTCTGATCTTTGTCGTACTGGTGCCGTTCTCCACCAACCTCTCCGGGGACTACCCGCACGTCCCGATCGCGCCGTTCATCTTCCACCTCAACATGCTCGCCCTCGGCACCCTCTTTTTACTCCAGTGGCAGTACATCATCCGCCGGCCGGCACTCCTTGTGGCGCCGGTCCACCCGGGCAGGGTGCAGGACGCGGTCATGGAACGGTTCAGCGTCATCCTGGCCGCAGTCTCCGGAATGATCTTACTCTATCTCGGCGTGAACTTCTCCACGATGTACATGTACGGGGTCTTTCCCTGCGCCATCAGGATACTGATATGGTACCTGCACAGGAAGCAGGCACCCCGCAGCGGGGCTGCTGCCTAA
- the ruvC gene encoding crossover junction endodeoxyribonuclease RuvC, producing MIVTGIDPGLARCGYGVIRVERGVIAPVCYGCVETPAGKRPGERLVQIHEEITSLFARFPPDAIAMEKLFFSKNTTSAMGVSEVRGVILLAAEQHRIPVTEYTPNQVKQAVTGSGRADKVQMQAMITRLLKLDEIPQPDDAADGLSIALCHIHVMR from the coding sequence ATGATCGTTACAGGCATCGATCCGGGTCTTGCCCGGTGCGGGTACGGCGTGATCCGGGTGGAACGCGGAGTCATCGCTCCTGTCTGCTACGGTTGCGTTGAAACGCCTGCCGGGAAAAGACCGGGGGAACGCCTGGTACAGATCCATGAAGAGATCACGTCCCTGTTTGCCCGGTTCCCGCCCGATGCCATTGCAATGGAGAAGCTCTTTTTCTCGAAAAACACGACCTCCGCGATGGGCGTGAGCGAGGTCCGGGGCGTGATCCTCCTTGCAGCAGAACAGCACCGGATCCCGGTCACGGAATACACGCCCAACCAGGTCAAGCAGGCAGTCACCGGGTCGGGCCGGGCCGACAAGGTCCAGATGCAGGCGATGATCACCCGGCTCCTGAAACTCGACGAGATCCCGCAGCCAGACGATGCCGCGGACGGGCTTTCGATTGCCTTATGTCATATCCACGTTATGAGATAG
- the ruvA gene encoding Holliday junction branch migration protein RuvA, whose amino-acid sequence MIAYLDGKPVASGERWVVLDVNGIGYRVFVPQQEIREIARTKEKVKLHTYMAVREDAITLYGFLRPSELELFTVLISVSGIGPQIALNILSQVTLEDFVLSILDEDEKKLTRIPGIGPKSAKRLILELRDKMKKVQEAMALSREGTGDLPARDAVSALVSLGFAEEASYRAVRAAGANLSAPTVQGLIKAALAILKEGERA is encoded by the coding sequence ATGATCGCGTATCTGGACGGAAAGCCGGTCGCATCCGGCGAACGGTGGGTGGTGCTCGATGTCAACGGGATCGGTTACCGGGTCTTCGTGCCACAACAGGAGATTCGGGAGATCGCCCGGACAAAAGAGAAAGTAAAACTCCACACGTACATGGCCGTCCGCGAAGACGCGATTACACTCTACGGATTCCTGCGCCCAAGCGAACTCGAACTTTTTACCGTGCTCATCAGCGTCTCGGGGATCGGCCCGCAGATAGCGCTCAACATCCTCTCACAGGTAACACTCGAAGACTTTGTCCTTTCCATCCTTGACGAGGACGAGAAGAAGCTGACCCGGATCCCCGGCATCGGCCCAAAGAGCGCAAAACGCCTGATCCTCGAACTCCGGGACAAGATGAAAAAAGTGCAGGAGGCAATGGCGCTTTCCCGCGAAGGAACAGGCGATCTGCCGGCCCGGGACGCGGTAAGCGCTCTTGTCTCCCTCGGGTTTGCCGAGGAGGCATCGTACCGGGCGGTCCGGGCGGCCGGGGCAAACCTTTCCGCCCCCACGGTGCAGGGGCTCATCAAGGCAGCGCTTGCAATCCTCAAAGAGGGTGAACGGGCGTGA
- the ruvB gene encoding Holliday junction branch migration DNA helicase RuvB has product MSERIISPGPAIEDPEEVTLRPATLDAFVGQAPAKDALRIAIAAAQQRGEPVDHILFAGPPGLGKTTLAHIIAREMGAAIRTTSGPVLEKPGDAAALLTALQKGDVLFIDEIHRMNPVVEEILYPAMEDYCIDVMIGEGPSARSIRLTLEHFTLIGATTRQGLLGSPFRDRFGIVVRLNLYAAEDLEEIVKRSAAILKIPITPGGAGAIAARSRGTPRIANRLLRRVRDYATVKGNGEITKEIAEDGLALLRIDELGLDEIDRRILTVIADDFSGGPVGAKTIAISVGEEVRTIEEVYEPYLIQIGFVKRTPQGRETTPAALAHLRLETRQKTLF; this is encoded by the coding sequence GTGAGCGAACGGATCATCTCCCCCGGGCCGGCCATTGAGGATCCCGAAGAGGTCACGCTCCGGCCGGCAACGCTCGATGCGTTTGTCGGGCAGGCGCCGGCAAAGGACGCGCTGCGGATCGCAATTGCGGCAGCACAGCAGCGGGGCGAGCCGGTGGACCACATCCTCTTTGCCGGCCCGCCGGGTCTCGGGAAGACCACGCTCGCCCATATTATTGCCCGCGAGATGGGGGCGGCAATCCGGACAACGAGCGGCCCGGTGCTTGAAAAGCCCGGCGATGCGGCGGCACTGCTCACCGCACTCCAGAAAGGCGACGTGCTCTTCATCGACGAAATCCACCGGATGAACCCGGTGGTCGAGGAGATCCTCTACCCGGCCATGGAGGACTACTGCATCGATGTGATGATCGGCGAGGGGCCGAGCGCCCGCTCGATCCGCTTAACCCTCGAACACTTCACGCTGATCGGGGCCACGACCCGGCAGGGCCTTCTCGGCTCCCCGTTCCGGGACCGGTTCGGGATCGTGGTGCGCCTGAACCTGTACGCGGCAGAAGACCTCGAAGAGATCGTGAAACGGAGCGCCGCGATCCTTAAGATCCCGATCACGCCCGGAGGGGCAGGGGCCATTGCCGCCCGGAGCCGGGGCACGCCCAGGATCGCAAACCGGCTCCTGCGCCGGGTGCGGGACTATGCAACGGTCAAAGGCAACGGGGAGATCACAAAAGAGATTGCAGAAGACGGCCTTGCCCTCCTGCGCATCGACGAGCTGGGCCTTGACGAGATCGACCGCAGGATCCTCACCGTCATCGCAGACGATTTCTCGGGCGGGCCGGTCGGGGCAAAGACCATTGCAATCTCGGTGGGAGAAGAGGTCCGGACCATCGAGGAGGTGTACGAACCCTACCTCATCCAGATCGGGTTTGTGAAACGCACCCCGCAGGGCCGGGAGACCACACCGGCTGCGCTTGCCCACCTCCGGCTCGAAACCCGGCAGAAGACGCTGTTTTAA
- a CDS encoding histidine kinase N-terminal 7TM domain-containing protein — MEIQFSVIAILFIVSAAATAVLTVVCWRTWKSPAAPYFTLLFAAATIWNLGDAGEFLSITPAAKFLFVCMEYPGMVTVPVAWFLIVLYYTGNTRFLSKKNIALLFVIPVLAVAAVWTNPLHHLYYTGIASVLEQGTFVGVFLHGPLFWIFITWAYGLSAVGIVIVATRFWTSHAIYQYQIALVLAASLLPLAANIAYVARWGPVPFVNLSPLLFAFSGLLAAYGISRFQLLSLMPVAHDRVFSTIADGIIVVDDRLDICDTNPAAEEMLGVSSDRLIGQSARTVLPGDIGTLPAAGPESRPVIREVVIDRPGQPQYYEASVIPFDPQIPGRSSYYLIVLRNITRRKLAESALADASRKLALLNNITRHDILNQITALDCYVELGSGMAQSREEKEFIKKEREIISKIHEQIEFTREYQNLGSEAAKWQDLPAVIALAAEHAGNGKVSVKNTVPGIEVFADPMLGKVFSNLVGNAVQYGETITSISFTGDVYNDEFVVVCEDNGVGIPENDKPRLFTRGFGKHTGLGLFLSREILSITGFTIEENGTPGRGARFEIRIPSGAWRFRKD; from the coding sequence GTGGAGATCCAGTTTTCTGTTATTGCAATCCTCTTTATCGTCTCCGCAGCAGCCACCGCGGTGCTTACCGTCGTATGCTGGCGCACCTGGAAATCCCCGGCAGCCCCGTACTTCACCCTCCTCTTTGCTGCCGCCACGATCTGGAACCTGGGGGACGCCGGGGAATTCTTAAGCATCACGCCCGCGGCAAAGTTCCTCTTTGTCTGCATGGAATACCCCGGGATGGTCACGGTACCCGTGGCATGGTTTTTGATCGTCCTCTACTACACCGGGAACACCCGGTTCCTTTCGAAAAAAAATATCGCACTGCTCTTTGTCATCCCCGTGCTCGCGGTAGCAGCAGTCTGGACCAATCCCCTGCACCACCTCTATTACACCGGCATCGCGTCGGTACTTGAACAGGGAACCTTTGTCGGGGTCTTCCTGCACGGCCCGCTCTTCTGGATCTTCATCACCTGGGCATACGGGTTGTCGGCGGTCGGCATCGTGATCGTGGCAACGCGTTTCTGGACCTCGCATGCCATCTACCAGTACCAGATCGCCCTCGTTTTAGCCGCGAGCCTGCTTCCTTTAGCAGCAAATATTGCCTATGTTGCCCGGTGGGGACCGGTACCGTTCGTGAATCTCTCGCCCCTCCTCTTTGCGTTCTCCGGCCTGCTTGCCGCATACGGGATCTCGCGGTTCCAGCTCCTCTCCCTCATGCCGGTGGCGCACGACCGGGTCTTCTCCACGATTGCCGACGGCATCATTGTGGTAGACGATCGTCTGGATATCTGCGACACCAACCCGGCCGCGGAAGAGATGCTCGGCGTTTCCTCGGACCGGCTGATCGGGCAGTCCGCCCGGACGGTGCTGCCCGGGGATATCGGGACGCTGCCTGCGGCCGGCCCGGAAAGCAGGCCCGTTATCCGGGAGGTCGTAATAGACCGCCCGGGCCAGCCGCAGTACTACGAGGCGTCCGTGATCCCGTTCGATCCCCAGATCCCGGGCAGGAGCTCCTATTACCTGATCGTGCTCCGCAATATCACCCGGAGAAAACTGGCCGAGTCCGCCCTTGCCGATGCCAGCAGGAAACTGGCCCTCCTAAACAACATCACCCGGCACGACATCCTCAACCAGATCACGGCCCTGGACTGTTATGTGGAACTGGGGTCCGGGATGGCACAGAGCAGGGAAGAAAAAGAGTTCATAAAAAAAGAGCGCGAGATTATCTCGAAGATCCATGAGCAGATCGAGTTTACCCGGGAGTACCAGAACCTGGGATCCGAAGCGGCAAAATGGCAGGATCTCCCGGCGGTCATTGCACTGGCAGCGGAACATGCCGGTAACGGGAAGGTGTCTGTTAAAAATACCGTGCCGGGAATAGAGGTCTTTGCCGACCCGATGCTCGGGAAAGTGTTCTCCAACCTCGTCGGGAATGCCGTCCAGTACGGGGAGACTATCACGAGCATCTCGTTTACCGGGGACGTGTATAATGACGAGTTTGTCGTTGTCTGCGAGGACAACGGCGTCGGGATCCCGGAAAACGACAAGCCCCGGCTCTTCACAAGAGGCTTTGGAAAACATACCGGCCTTGGCCTCTTTTTGTCCCGGGAGATCCTCTCAATCACCGGTTTTACCATCGAGGAGAACGGGACGCCGGGACGCGGAGCCCGGTTCGAGATCCGGATCCCCTCCGGAGCCTGGCGGTTCCGGAAGGACTGA
- the aspS gene encoding aspartate--tRNA(Asn) ligase, which produces MRVPIQSVTPDAGHAEICGWVHEERDLGGLAFFLIRDRTGIIQVTIPKKKVSEEILLAAKKVSRESVVRIAGTVKAVEKAPGGREIVPDTFEIINLAETPLPLDVSEKVGVELDTRLDARFLDVRRPRVAAVFQIRSAALFAVNEFLHKEGFISITTPKIVAAATEGGTELFPIAYFDKEAFLNQSPQLYKQMMMAGGFEKVYEIGPIFRAEEHNTTKHLNEATSIDIEVSYADHKDVMKTLEDLIVTTYEYVNKTCSTQIANLEIDNFCVPKAPFTRLPYCEAIEIAQKTCSEPIKYGDDISAAAEHAIGDEMGAHYFITDWPTEIRPYYAMPYEDDPSICKAFDLMHPRMELSSGAQRIHQYDLLVQQIKKKGLSPDSFEFYLRPFRYGMPPHAGWGLGAERLIMTMLGLSNVREAVLFPRDMHRLVP; this is translated from the coding sequence ATGCGCGTTCCCATACAGAGCGTCACACCCGACGCCGGCCATGCAGAGATCTGCGGATGGGTCCACGAGGAACGGGACCTCGGCGGACTCGCGTTCTTTTTGATCCGCGACCGGACCGGGATCATCCAGGTGACCATCCCCAAAAAGAAAGTTTCCGAAGAGATTCTTCTTGCGGCAAAGAAAGTATCCAGGGAGTCCGTGGTCCGGATCGCCGGCACGGTAAAGGCCGTTGAAAAGGCACCGGGCGGCCGCGAGATCGTCCCGGACACCTTCGAGATCATCAACCTCGCAGAGACTCCGCTCCCGCTCGATGTCTCGGAAAAAGTCGGGGTCGAACTCGACACCCGGCTCGATGCCCGGTTCCTCGATGTGCGCCGGCCCCGGGTCGCCGCGGTCTTCCAGATAAGGAGCGCTGCGCTCTTTGCGGTCAACGAGTTCCTCCACAAGGAAGGGTTCATCAGCATCACGACCCCGAAGATCGTGGCCGCCGCAACCGAAGGCGGGACCGAGCTCTTCCCGATCGCCTACTTCGACAAGGAAGCGTTCCTCAACCAGAGCCCGCAGCTCTACAAGCAGATGATGATGGCGGGCGGCTTTGAGAAGGTGTATGAGATCGGGCCGATCTTCCGGGCCGAAGAGCACAATACCACGAAGCACTTAAACGAGGCAACGAGCATCGATATCGAGGTCTCGTACGCGGACCACAAGGACGTAATGAAGACGCTCGAAGACCTGATCGTCACTACCTACGAGTACGTGAACAAGACCTGCAGCACCCAGATCGCAAACCTCGAGATCGACAACTTCTGTGTGCCAAAGGCACCCTTCACCCGGCTGCCGTACTGCGAGGCAATCGAGATCGCGCAGAAGACCTGCAGCGAGCCGATCAAGTACGGCGACGATATCTCCGCCGCAGCCGAACACGCGATCGGCGACGAGATGGGCGCCCACTACTTCATCACCGACTGGCCCACCGAGATCCGGCCCTACTATGCGATGCCCTACGAGGACGACCCGTCCATCTGCAAGGCCTTCGACCTCATGCACCCGAGAATGGAACTCTCGAGCGGTGCACAGCGCATCCACCAGTACGACCTCCTCGTCCAGCAGATCAAGAAGAAGGGCCTCTCGCCCGACAGCTTCGAGTTCTACCTGCGCCCGTTCCGGTACGGGATGCCGCCGCACGCCGGTTGGGGCCTTGGCGCAGAAAGGCTTATCATGACAATGCTCGGACTCTCTAACGTCCGCGAAGCAGTCCTCTTCCCCAGAGACATGCACCGCCTCGTCCCATGA